One part of the Paenibacillus silvisoli genome encodes these proteins:
- a CDS encoding LamG-like jellyroll fold domain-containing protein, with amino-acid sequence MNKRNRTSRLASRLTSLVLSILLVATLLPAAAFAETPAGSDPFQGEILFPFNEGDGATSSALSGGLTATLSNYVWNPNGRGNTPAISNDQIGQSGMTIDYGSDFASVNDLTMGVWVKPSAPSPGTTSSLMAPPYAGTTGNWGFNNGEIWWSINWGTSANNFADTSISLLSYGSDGSDWGGGISAPAGNLADGNWHYVAYSLSTTAKTIALYVDGNLIGQKNYNSLYPVNLQAYKWFGGNGYQAKAYTGLLDELSVFPSVLDDAAHEALFNRAPNTSVNGDPGDPGDPGDPGDPGDTIQGEILFPFNEGNGSTSSAFSGGLTATLDNYVWDIDHNGRGDTSAISNDQTGKNGISIDYGSDFASVNDLTMGVWVKPSAPAAGTSSYLMAPPYAGTTGNWGLNAGEIWWNIKWGTSENNYSDTTINFTSYGSDGSEWDSNLSAPAGNLADGEWHYLAYSFSATAKTVALYLDGSLIGEKTYASTFPINLQAYKWFGGAGYNGSAYTGLLDELSVVPSVLDATAHEALFNRAPNTSVGGNPGGDPLQGENLFPFNEGTGKTSSAISGGLTATLNNYLWDTDNNGRGGTPAISSDDRGASGLTIDYGAQFANVNDLTMGVWVKPSIPAEIQDVGRVSYLMAPPYGGTNGDWGLPNGDIWWNIKWGTEENNYADTTVNFLVVGSDNAGWDGGFAATAGNLADGNWHYLSYVYSTTDLTIKLYADGKLIGEKDYSSLAPINLQAYKWFGGNGYQGRAYTGLLDELSVFTSALDDAAQEALYNRAPNTDGTGQQADPADTDQVGDKTYHVAKTGSDSNPGTEAEPFLTIQKAADVLLPGETVIIHEGVYEESVRPKYNGTADHAITYRSGEGENVVISGANLITEAWQQASNPSAVEYNANDANLWKVNVSLPMGNYRNQIFVDGEAMLPSRYPNVAKEDAYYRPNWLTYVFDGENASTGGWSTPTGKLRDPEMNQAAGTWDGAAIVGMDNRGWNLSGAEVVSSTPGWLNLTNVNFYELGPTGYASGDDFHYYIQNAMAALDAPYEWFYNQNGTLYLQLPNGMNPNDLDVRYKAREWGLDLSSRKYIHIEGIDLNGSNLTMRNGVSNVVDHMTAKYVTEFLSPDNERGGIIVGGKNNILINSEIAYSAGALVTVEGEGNKIVNSKLHDATTGPTMFTFSITVTGRNHLISHNQVYNASGTLIGGSFYASEISYNDIHDGNWHSTDAGLMYFAYTDLGNSQIHHNKIHDSHSEFSNGVYFDLGGKNAQVFNNVFWNLPWAATFVNSSSEFVSVFNNTVFQGAEAHPNPEIYTNSPGDAYMDVYMNNIVDSRGVGTDNVNAGAVVMDNYSRPETDIDGTATFTNPSAFDFTLKAGSDAVGMGAYQPGDTWNAGLMSTPVTVEEVSGGPQLQPYANRNLLFNSGFEWPRLDVQGMGTMPYWKKTGTGSASLVQASSSADNAHAREQYAVALTGQNIGVEQTITGLEPGKDYVLRGFARMGSGSEAAAQKAEIGVRVGENTIKGEADRPAWRSVSIKFTADATGEATVYAMKTTSGSQVLIDDFSVVSADLVPDLGPPSDDLYPMLNSPVALLDDMLFENSEWNAANQSSFVKDEPSGLTLEAQPGQTASAFYTQEKYRDKDFYLKLGENENLDDLDLNIILRANAATRTANRYEIAIQGSTATLTRYYSGTSTQLGQWSVNINDRLLKAGAVWDDVNESGYGGVTVTLKSGNDTLFSFRDENNLNVSTPGYFGLATESSIQLGRVTEYVDMASVIADKANWKSGSSISWENSSTKLTPVGSSTAGYTGRTFGDAEFVVGFESGMNTGAFPNFTLRAPTEEDLLNNPWSGAKYSVIFKEGSFEIQHWQELWKPGSSILSDDGRSALADNKGFVMPYTETLVKVSILNTDYGVWIRVKAGDTIVASWIDENNYLQNDGYFGICGYTEPVTISVPSESTLVPVIGNPDAKPGSGAVDTSALQQRIAEGDALVEAEYTAASWAALETALDNAKAVASNNAATQAQVDAAVTALQAAITDLVKATTAVTGIAVTGANDASSLATLGGTLQMTSTVTPDNATDKSVTWTVAGADGNATNKATIDANGLLTAVADGVVKVVATAQDGSGVTGERLITIDSTPPVISAPNDLSFLQTEAVSISFTASDSGSGLQSLSVAFNGQTTSGAVTVNPLGLNVGTYPIVVSATDLLGHVTTQTFNLEITMEVDKLDELISLGQSNGLIKDAKTAKSLQSRVSNLQKDQAKGKLDAKDFKQLEKDISKDKGKSIDAAFADSMLLSIEALKNSL; translated from the coding sequence ATGAACAAGCGCAATCGGACATCACGCTTGGCTTCACGTCTGACATCTTTGGTTCTCAGTATTTTGCTGGTGGCAACTTTACTGCCGGCGGCAGCCTTCGCGGAAACCCCTGCAGGCAGCGATCCGTTCCAAGGAGAGATTCTGTTCCCCTTCAACGAGGGTGACGGTGCGACCTCCAGCGCCCTTTCGGGCGGTTTGACAGCCACATTAAGCAACTATGTGTGGAATCCAAACGGCCGGGGCAATACCCCTGCAATCTCCAATGATCAAATCGGCCAGAGCGGGATGACAATCGATTACGGCTCTGACTTCGCGAGCGTAAATGATCTTACCATGGGCGTTTGGGTGAAGCCCTCGGCTCCTAGTCCCGGTACAACCAGTTCTTTAATGGCCCCGCCTTATGCCGGTACCACAGGCAATTGGGGGTTCAATAACGGAGAAATCTGGTGGAGCATCAACTGGGGCACCAGTGCAAACAACTTCGCTGACACAAGCATAAGCTTACTATCTTACGGATCGGATGGTTCCGATTGGGGTGGCGGCATCTCCGCGCCAGCTGGGAATCTGGCCGACGGTAATTGGCACTATGTAGCGTACTCCTTAAGTACGACGGCGAAAACAATTGCTCTCTATGTAGACGGCAATCTGATCGGCCAAAAAAATTATAATTCCTTATACCCTGTCAATCTGCAAGCCTACAAATGGTTTGGCGGAAATGGGTACCAGGCTAAGGCGTACACCGGCCTTCTGGATGAGCTTTCCGTTTTCCCCTCCGTTCTCGACGACGCCGCGCATGAAGCGCTATTTAACAGAGCGCCTAATACGAGCGTTAACGGCGACCCTGGAGATCCTGGCGACCCGGGCGACCCTGGCGATCCGGGCGATACCATCCAAGGCGAGATTCTATTCCCCTTCAATGAAGGTAACGGTTCGACCTCCAGCGCCTTTTCTGGCGGTCTGACGGCCACATTGGACAACTATGTGTGGGATATCGATCACAACGGACGTGGCGATACTTCCGCGATTTCCAATGACCAAACAGGCAAGAACGGGATTTCAATCGACTACGGTTCTGATTTCGCAAGCGTAAATGATCTGACCATGGGCGTTTGGGTGAAGCCTTCGGCTCCGGCTGCCGGCACATCCAGTTATTTAATGGCCCCGCCTTATGCCGGTACCACTGGCAATTGGGGGCTGAACGCTGGAGAAATCTGGTGGAATATCAAATGGGGCACCAGTGAAAACAATTACTCCGACACCACGATAAACTTCACATCTTATGGATCGGATGGCTCCGAGTGGGACAGCAACCTTTCAGCGCCAGCTGGGAATTTGGCTGACGGCGAATGGCACTATTTGGCGTACTCCTTCAGCGCGACGGCGAAAACGGTCGCTCTGTATCTGGACGGCAGCCTGATCGGGGAGAAGACCTACGCGTCCACATTCCCTATTAATCTGCAAGCCTACAAATGGTTCGGCGGAGCTGGATATAATGGAAGCGCATACACCGGCCTTCTGGATGAGCTTTCCGTTGTCCCTTCCGTTCTCGATGCCACCGCTCATGAAGCACTGTTTAATAGAGCGCCTAATACGAGCGTTGGCGGCAATCCGGGCGGCGATCCCCTCCAAGGCGAGAACCTTTTCCCTTTCAATGAGGGCACTGGCAAGACCTCCAGCGCCATTTCGGGCGGTCTGACGGCCACATTGAACAACTATTTGTGGGATACCGACAACAATGGCCGGGGAGGTACTCCCGCGATCTCCTCTGACGACAGAGGCGCGAGCGGACTCACGATCGATTACGGCGCTCAATTCGCGAACGTAAACGATCTGACCATGGGCGTTTGGGTGAAGCCTTCAATCCCCGCCGAAATCCAAGATGTTGGAAGAGTCAGTTATTTAATGGCTCCACCTTATGGCGGCACCAATGGCGACTGGGGACTCCCTAACGGAGATATCTGGTGGAATATTAAATGGGGCACCGAGGAAAACAATTACGCCGACACAACGGTAAACTTCCTGGTTGTGGGATCGGACAACGCCGGTTGGGATGGCGGTTTTGCTGCGACAGCAGGGAACTTGGCTGACGGCAACTGGCACTATCTGTCATACGTTTACAGTACGACAGATTTGACGATCAAGCTGTATGCGGACGGCAAGTTGATCGGCGAAAAAGATTATTCTTCCCTAGCGCCTATCAATCTGCAAGCCTACAAGTGGTTCGGCGGGAATGGCTATCAGGGACGCGCGTACACCGGTCTTCTAGATGAGCTTTCCGTTTTCACCTCGGCTCTCGACGACGCCGCGCAAGAAGCGCTTTATAACAGAGCGCCAAACACGGACGGCACCGGTCAGCAGGCTGATCCAGCCGACACCGATCAGGTAGGCGACAAAACCTATCATGTGGCTAAGACCGGCAGCGACAGCAACCCCGGCACCGAAGCCGAGCCTTTCCTTACGATTCAGAAGGCAGCCGATGTTCTTCTGCCTGGCGAAACCGTAATCATTCACGAGGGCGTATATGAGGAATCCGTACGTCCGAAGTACAACGGCACGGCAGATCACGCCATTACTTATAGAAGCGGCGAAGGCGAGAACGTGGTCATCTCCGGCGCGAATCTGATCACAGAGGCATGGCAGCAGGCGTCAAACCCGAGCGCGGTGGAATATAACGCGAATGATGCAAACCTCTGGAAAGTCAACGTTAGCTTGCCGATGGGCAATTACCGCAATCAAATTTTCGTAGACGGCGAAGCGATGCTGCCTTCACGGTATCCGAACGTTGCGAAGGAAGATGCGTACTACCGACCGAACTGGCTGACTTACGTGTTCGACGGCGAGAACGCCAGCACCGGCGGATGGTCTACGCCAACGGGCAAGCTGCGCGACCCCGAGATGAACCAAGCCGCCGGTACATGGGACGGTGCGGCCATCGTGGGCATGGACAACCGCGGTTGGAACCTTTCCGGCGCGGAAGTCGTTTCCTCCACGCCTGGCTGGCTTAATCTGACAAACGTGAATTTTTACGAGCTGGGTCCAACCGGCTACGCCTCAGGCGACGATTTCCATTACTATATCCAAAACGCAATGGCCGCCCTGGACGCGCCATACGAGTGGTTCTATAACCAGAACGGAACCTTGTATTTACAGCTTCCGAACGGCATGAATCCCAACGATCTGGATGTTCGTTACAAAGCGCGCGAATGGGGCTTGGATCTGTCCAGCCGCAAGTACATCCATATCGAAGGCATCGATCTGAACGGCAGCAATCTGACCATGCGAAACGGCGTGAGCAATGTCGTTGATCATATGACGGCCAAGTACGTCACCGAGTTCCTGTCCCCGGATAATGAGCGGGGCGGCATCATCGTGGGCGGAAAGAACAACATCTTGATCAACAGTGAAATCGCTTATTCGGCCGGCGCGCTGGTCACCGTTGAGGGCGAGGGCAACAAAATCGTCAACAGCAAGCTGCACGATGCTACTACCGGTCCTACCATGTTTACCTTCTCGATCACGGTTACGGGAAGAAACCACTTGATCAGCCACAACCAGGTATATAACGCCAGCGGTACGCTGATCGGCGGCAGCTTCTACGCCAGCGAAATCTCTTATAACGACATCCATGACGGCAACTGGCACAGCACCGACGCAGGCTTGATGTACTTTGCTTACACGGATTTGGGTAACAGCCAAATTCACCACAACAAAATCCATGACTCTCACAGCGAATTTTCCAATGGCGTGTACTTTGACCTGGGCGGCAAAAACGCCCAAGTATTCAACAACGTGTTTTGGAATTTGCCATGGGCGGCTACGTTCGTAAACTCCAGCTCCGAGTTTGTATCCGTGTTCAACAACACGGTATTCCAAGGAGCGGAAGCTCACCCGAACCCGGAAATTTACACGAACTCCCCGGGCGACGCCTACATGGACGTTTATATGAACAACATCGTGGATTCCCGCGGCGTGGGTACCGACAACGTCAACGCCGGCGCGGTAGTGATGGATAACTACAGCAGACCGGAAACCGACATCGATGGAACCGCAACCTTTACCAACCCATCGGCGTTCGATTTTACCCTGAAAGCCGGTTCCGACGCGGTCGGCATGGGCGCATATCAGCCGGGAGACACCTGGAATGCCGGTCTGATGAGCACTCCGGTAACGGTCGAAGAAGTAAGCGGCGGCCCGCAGCTTCAGCCCTACGCGAACCGAAACCTGCTGTTCAACAGCGGTTTTGAATGGCCTCGCCTCGACGTCCAAGGCATGGGCACAATGCCATATTGGAAAAAGACAGGAACAGGAAGCGCATCCCTTGTTCAAGCCTCTTCATCGGCCGACAACGCTCATGCCCGCGAGCAGTACGCAGTGGCGCTCACCGGTCAGAACATCGGTGTTGAGCAAACCATAACCGGACTGGAACCGGGTAAGGATTATGTGCTGCGCGGCTTTGCCCGTATGGGCAGCGGCAGCGAGGCCGCTGCACAAAAGGCGGAAATCGGCGTACGCGTTGGTGAGAATACGATCAAGGGCGAAGCGGATCGGCCTGCATGGCGTTCGGTATCGATCAAATTTACTGCCGACGCGACCGGAGAAGCCACGGTTTACGCCATGAAGACGACATCCGGCTCACAGGTCCTGATAGACGACTTCTCGGTTGTAAGCGCCGATTTGGTTCCCGACCTTGGGCCTCCAAGCGACGACTTATACCCAATGCTGAACTCTCCTGTGGCATTGCTGGACGATATGCTGTTTGAGAATTCCGAATGGAATGCGGCCAACCAATCGTCGTTCGTGAAAGACGAGCCGAGCGGCCTCACTCTGGAAGCTCAGCCTGGCCAAACGGCGTCCGCGTTCTACACGCAGGAGAAGTACAGAGACAAGGACTTCTATTTGAAATTGGGCGAGAATGAAAATCTTGACGATCTCGACCTGAACATTATCCTTCGGGCAAACGCGGCGACGCGAACCGCCAACAGGTATGAGATTGCTATTCAAGGCTCGACGGCCACGCTTACCCGATATTACAGCGGCACGAGCACTCAATTGGGCCAGTGGTCGGTAAACATCAACGACCGGCTCTTGAAGGCCGGCGCAGTATGGGACGACGTCAACGAGAGCGGTTACGGCGGCGTGACCGTGACCCTGAAGAGCGGGAACGATACGCTGTTCTCCTTCAGGGATGAAAATAACTTAAACGTCTCCACCCCAGGCTACTTCGGTCTGGCGACGGAATCCTCCATCCAACTCGGACGCGTAACCGAATATGTGGATATGGCCTCCGTCATCGCGGATAAGGCCAACTGGAAATCCGGATCTTCAATCAGCTGGGAGAATAGCAGTACGAAGCTAACCCCCGTCGGAAGTTCAACCGCAGGTTACACCGGCCGAACATTCGGCGACGCAGAGTTCGTGGTGGGCTTCGAGTCCGGCATGAACACCGGTGCGTTCCCTAACTTTACGCTGCGAGCTCCGACTGAGGAGGATCTGCTCAACAACCCTTGGAGCGGCGCAAAATACAGCGTGATCTTCAAGGAAGGTTCCTTCGAGATCCAGCACTGGCAGGAACTGTGGAAGCCCGGTTCAAGCATTTTGTCGGATGACGGCAGATCGGCGCTGGCGGACAACAAAGGCTTTGTAATGCCGTATACGGAAACACTCGTTAAAGTCAGTATTTTGAATACCGACTATGGGGTGTGGATCCGCGTCAAGGCAGGCGACACGATCGTCGCAAGCTGGATCGACGAGAACAATTATCTTCAGAACGATGGGTATTTCGGCATCTGCGGCTACACCGAGCCAGTGACGATCTCCGTGCCAAGCGAGAGTACGCTTGTTCCTGTCATCGGCAACCCGGACGCTAAGCCAGGCAGCGGCGCTGTAGATACTTCCGCTCTGCAGCAGCGGATAGCTGAGGGCGACGCGCTTGTTGAAGCCGAGTACACGGCAGCGAGCTGGGCAGCATTAGAAACAGCCTTAGACAATGCGAAGGCTGTCGCGTCAAACAATGCCGCGACCCAGGCGCAGGTTGATGCGGCGGTTACCGCCCTGCAAGCGGCGATAACCGATCTGGTGAAAGCAACGACAGCGGTAACAGGTATTGCCGTAACAGGCGCTAACGACGCATCGTCCCTCGCGACTCTTGGCGGCACGCTTCAAATGACCTCAACCGTAACGCCTGACAACGCAACCGATAAATCGGTAACATGGACGGTTGCAGGTGCTGATGGCAACGCGACGAACAAAGCGACGATCGATGCGAACGGCTTGTTGACCGCGGTCGCGGACGGCGTAGTCAAAGTCGTCGCTACCGCGCAGGATGGCTCCGGTGTGACAGGCGAACGCCTTATCACGATCGATTCTACGCCGCCGGTCATTTCGGCACCGAACGATCTGTCGTTCCTTCAAACCGAGGCGGTGTCGATTTCGTTCACCGCTTCCGATAGCGGAAGCGGCTTGCAATCGCTGAGCGTCGCATTTAACGGTCAGACGACGTCCGGCGCCGTTACTGTCAACCCGCTTGGCCTCAATGTCGGAACCTATCCGATTGTCGTTTCGGCAACCGATCTTCTCGGCCATGTAACGACGCAGACGTTTAACCTCGAGATCACCATGGAGGTCGACAAGCTGGACGAATTGATTTCGCTCGGACAATCCAACGGCCTAATCAAGGATGCCAAAACGGCGAAGTCGCTCCAGTCGAGAGTGAGCAACCTGCAGAAGGATCAGGCGAAAGGAAAGCTGGATGCGAAAGATTTTAAACAATTGGAGAAAGACATCAGCAAGGACAAAGGCAAATCGATCGACGCCGCTTTCGCGGATTCGATGCTGCTTAGTATCGAAGCGTTGAAGAATAGCCTGTAG
- a CDS encoding dihydrofolate reductase family protein — protein MSEQVKQRRIILDLAVTLDGFIEGKNGEIDWCIMDPDMGFTDFLNQIDTIFYGRKSYEMWGTYTPSADVSADETELWAAVHSKEKVVFSRTRTSTDDHAVMISDNIQEEVMKLKAKPGKDIWLYGGASLITTFIQLGLIDEFRLSVHPVVLGEGKPMFMDIKKRLNFEWKQTRTFTSGVVQLIYRWDGQ, from the coding sequence ATGTCTGAGCAGGTGAAGCAGCGGAGAATAATTTTGGATTTAGCCGTAACGTTGGATGGGTTTATCGAGGGGAAGAACGGAGAAATCGATTGGTGCATCATGGACCCTGACATGGGGTTTACCGATTTCCTGAATCAAATCGACACGATCTTCTATGGAAGAAAAAGCTACGAGATGTGGGGAACCTACACGCCGTCAGCCGATGTCTCGGCTGACGAAACTGAGCTTTGGGCAGCGGTACATAGCAAAGAGAAGGTTGTGTTTTCCAGAACGCGAACGTCGACAGACGATCATGCCGTAATGATCAGCGACAATATTCAGGAAGAAGTCATGAAACTGAAAGCGAAGCCTGGGAAAGATATATGGCTGTATGGCGGAGCAAGCCTCATTACGACGTTCATCCAATTAGGTCTAATCGATGAGTTTCGATTATCCGTTCATCCGGTTGTATTAGGTGAAGGGAAACCGATGTTCATGGATATAAAGAAACGGTTGAATTTCGAATGGAAACAGACGAGAACGTTCACTTCCGGCGTCGTGCAGCTCATCTATCGTTGGGACGGTCAATAG
- a CDS encoding YebC/PmpR family DNA-binding transcriptional regulator, producing MGRKWNNIKEKKASKDANTSRVYAKFGIEIYVAAKKGEPDPESNQALKFVLERAKTYNVPRAIIDRAIEKAKGSSEESYSELRYEGFGPNGTQIIVDTLTNNVNRTAADVRSAFNKAGGRMGVSGSVAYMFNPTAVIGITGKTSDEVLELLMEAELDVRDIVEEDETIIVYAEPDQLYAVQNAFKNAGITEFTVAEQTMLAQNYVTLSSDELPQFEKLIDALEDLEDVQQVYHNVEYPDGE from the coding sequence ATGGGACGCAAATGGAATAATATCAAAGAGAAGAAAGCTTCGAAGGACGCCAACACAAGCCGGGTTTACGCCAAGTTCGGTATCGAGATCTATGTAGCGGCGAAGAAGGGCGAGCCGGATCCGGAATCGAACCAAGCGCTCAAATTCGTGCTGGAACGCGCGAAAACGTACAATGTGCCGAGAGCGATCATCGACCGGGCGATCGAAAAGGCGAAAGGGAGCTCCGAAGAGAGCTACTCCGAGCTCCGCTATGAGGGCTTCGGTCCGAACGGCACGCAAATCATCGTGGACACGCTGACGAACAACGTGAACCGGACTGCCGCGGACGTGCGTTCGGCCTTCAATAAGGCCGGCGGACGAATGGGCGTCAGCGGCTCCGTTGCGTACATGTTCAACCCGACGGCCGTAATCGGCATTACGGGAAAAACGTCCGACGAAGTGCTAGAGCTGTTGATGGAAGCCGAGCTCGATGTGCGCGACATCGTCGAGGAAGACGAAACGATCATCGTGTACGCGGAGCCGGATCAGCTCTATGCCGTACAAAACGCTTTTAAAAACGCGGGCATCACGGAGTTTACGGTTGCCGAGCAGACGATGCTGGCGCAAAACTACGTCACGCTGTCGAGCGACGAGCTGCCGCAATTCGAGAAGCTGATCGATGCGCTCGAAGATTTGGAAGACGTGCAGCAGGTGTACCACAACGTAGAATATCCGGACGGCGAGTAA